The nucleotide window cGCAGAGCTCTTAACGTGgatgtgtgcgtgaattcgttcgttcatttctCTTGCaatgtgtgcgtgaattcgTTCGTTAATACACCTGAGaatgtgtgcgtgaattcgTTCGTTAATACACGTGAGGATGTGTGCGTGAATTGTTCACCTATATAACCGGcaattttgtgaaaaatcgCATTCTGAAAGTGTCCGTACGTTCGAACCAAGGTTTCTCCGaagtttggcaaagttttaCATCCGTTTAAAGACTTAGAAAAAGTGATGGCTCGTACCAAGCAGACAGCGCGCAAGTCCACCGGTGGCAAAGCGCCGCGTAAGCAATTGGCCACGAAAGCTGCACGGAAGAgtgcaccggccaccggcggtgtgAAGAAGCCGCATCGTTATCGCCCGGGAACCGTTGCCTTGCGTGAGATCCGTCGTTACCAGAAATCGACGGAGCTGCTGATCCGCAAGCTGCCTTTCCAGCGCCTGGTGCGTGAAATCGCGCAAGATTTCAAGACCGATCTGCGCTTCCAGAGTTCCGCCGTCATGGCTCTGCAAGAGGCCAGCGAAGCCTATCTGGTAGGCTTGTTCGAGGACACGAACTTGTGCGCCATCCACGCCAAGCGCGTTACGATTATGCCCAAGGACATCCA belongs to Anopheles cruzii unplaced genomic scaffold, idAnoCruzAS_RS32_06 scaffold00937_ctg1, whole genome shotgun sequence and includes:
- the LOC128276326 gene encoding histone H3, with translation MARTKQTARKSTGGKAPRKQLATKAARKSAPATGGVKKPHRYRPGTVALREIRRYQKSTELLIRKLPFQRLVREIAQDFKTDLRFQSSAVMALQEASEAYLVGLFEDTNLCAIHAKRVTIMPKDIQLARRIRGERA